Proteins encoded within one genomic window of Dyadobacter chenhuakuii:
- a CDS encoding sugar ABC transporter ATP-binding protein: MMESILKVSNLSKSFSGVKALDNIHFELKRGEVHALMGENGAGKSTFMKILIGLLAPDSGEIIFEGQNLKNSKVSDTLKKGISMIHQEILIIPELTVAQNLFLGREKEISARKGWTSGWLNDTSIDRKAASLLTEMGVNIDPKAKMKHLSVAQMQMVEIAKAISNNAKVIIMDEPTSAISDKEVDTLFKIIKDLKAKGVAIIYISHKMDEIFQISDTITVLRDGKYIATKNASELDKQSLISMMVGREIKHMFPESNHAKGDLAISVKGLSKKEQFTDINFEVHAGEILGFAGLMGSGRTEIARVIFGLDKQDGGEIIIKNKLVVNKNPRQAIENGIGYVSEDRKGLGFIPGMSVKDNTTLASMNRHRNGIFINTNSEKASTEQMIADLRIKTADMNQKVTYLSGGNQQKVVIGKVLLASPEIIILDEPTRGVDVGAKFEIYKLIRNLADKGIAIIMISSELPEILGMSDRILVLSKGKQTAILSREEATQELIMKYAVA; this comes from the coding sequence ATGATGGAATCAATCCTCAAAGTCTCAAATCTCTCAAAATCATTTTCCGGTGTAAAAGCACTGGATAATATTCATTTCGAGCTGAAAAGGGGCGAAGTGCATGCTTTGATGGGTGAGAACGGAGCTGGGAAATCTACTTTTATGAAAATCCTGATCGGCTTGCTGGCGCCGGATTCAGGGGAAATTATTTTTGAAGGACAAAATTTAAAGAACAGCAAAGTCAGCGACACATTGAAAAAGGGCATTTCAATGATCCACCAGGAGATTCTGATCATTCCCGAACTGACTGTTGCACAAAATCTTTTTTTAGGGAGAGAAAAGGAAATTTCAGCAAGAAAAGGCTGGACATCCGGCTGGTTGAATGACACTTCCATTGACAGAAAAGCGGCAAGCCTGCTGACCGAAATGGGCGTCAACATTGATCCCAAAGCCAAAATGAAGCATCTGAGCGTAGCGCAAATGCAGATGGTCGAGATTGCAAAAGCGATTTCAAATAATGCAAAAGTGATCATTATGGACGAGCCCACATCGGCGATTTCCGACAAGGAAGTTGATACACTTTTCAAGATCATTAAAGACCTGAAAGCAAAGGGAGTCGCCATTATTTACATCTCACACAAGATGGACGAGATCTTCCAGATTTCGGACACCATAACCGTCTTGCGAGACGGAAAATACATTGCCACTAAAAACGCTTCCGAGTTGGATAAGCAGTCGCTTATTTCGATGATGGTCGGGAGGGAAATCAAGCATATGTTTCCGGAGTCCAATCATGCAAAAGGTGATCTGGCGATTTCAGTGAAGGGTTTGAGCAAAAAGGAACAGTTTACAGATATCAATTTTGAAGTTCATGCAGGAGAAATATTGGGGTTTGCAGGACTAATGGGCTCCGGGCGAACCGAAATTGCAAGGGTGATTTTTGGTTTGGATAAACAGGATGGGGGCGAAATTATCATTAAGAACAAATTAGTCGTCAACAAAAACCCGCGGCAGGCCATTGAAAACGGCATTGGCTATGTAAGCGAAGATCGCAAGGGCCTGGGTTTTATTCCGGGCATGTCGGTGAAAGACAACACCACATTAGCCAGCATGAACCGGCACCGAAATGGGATTTTCATCAATACAAACAGCGAGAAAGCATCCACCGAACAAATGATCGCTGATCTGCGCATTAAAACCGCTGATATGAACCAGAAAGTCACTTACCTGAGCGGCGGCAATCAGCAAAAAGTCGTCATAGGAAAGGTGTTACTGGCTTCTCCCGAGATCATCATTCTAGACGAACCGACTCGTGGTGTGGACGTGGGAGCGAAATTTGAAATATACAAACTCATCCGAAATCTCGCCGACAAGGGAATTGCCATCATCATGATCTCCTCCGAACTACCCGAAATACTGGGAATGAGTGACCGGATTCTGGTTTTATCAAAAGGCAAACAAACGGCCATTCTTTCAAGGGAAGAGGCGACACAGGAATTAATTATGAAATACGCGGTTGCATAG
- a CDS encoding ABC transporter permease — protein sequence MNILPTRLNKFSQYGIFLAFTLICLALAFSTPRFFTVSNLMIIGTQVSINALLAFGVTFVIITGGIDLSLGSMVAVAGVSAAMFAHPDTYPLLVPLLAGLGAGLFFGAFNGFVITKSKVPPFIVTLGTMTIGRGLALILSKGRPISNLSDSFNFIGGGNLYGIPFPIIILIIAFIICSIILNKTVLGRYMYAVGGNEPAARASGIDVTNVKMWVYTLCGLLSAVGGILLTSRITTGQPNAGAGFELDAIAAAIIGGTSTSGGTGTMTGTLIGALLIGVISNSLDLLNVTSYYQQVVMGIIIIGAVVLDSMGKKDR from the coding sequence ATGAACATTCTCCCAACCCGCCTTAATAAATTCAGTCAATACGGCATTTTCCTGGCCTTTACATTGATATGCCTCGCACTGGCATTCAGCACACCAAGATTTTTTACCGTTTCCAATCTCATGATCATCGGAACGCAGGTTTCGATCAACGCATTGCTTGCTTTTGGCGTCACATTCGTCATTATTACCGGCGGCATCGACCTTTCGCTCGGCTCCATGGTCGCCGTTGCGGGCGTTAGCGCAGCCATGTTTGCACATCCGGACACTTATCCTTTGCTTGTGCCTTTGCTGGCGGGCTTAGGCGCAGGTCTCTTTTTCGGGGCATTTAATGGTTTTGTCATTACAAAAAGCAAAGTGCCGCCCTTCATCGTGACCCTCGGCACCATGACCATAGGCCGTGGTTTAGCATTGATTTTAAGTAAAGGAAGGCCGATATCCAATTTATCCGATTCCTTCAACTTCATAGGCGGCGGTAATCTTTATGGCATTCCGTTCCCGATCATTATCCTGATCATCGCCTTCATCATCTGCTCCATTATTTTAAATAAAACCGTCCTCGGTCGCTACATGTACGCAGTAGGCGGGAATGAGCCAGCAGCGCGGGCATCGGGCATCGACGTTACCAATGTCAAAATGTGGGTATATACGCTTTGCGGCCTGCTTTCTGCTGTGGGCGGCATCCTACTCACTTCCCGGATTACAACCGGCCAGCCAAATGCCGGAGCAGGTTTTGAACTCGATGCCATTGCCGCAGCCATCATTGGCGGCACGAGCACATCCGGCGGCACCGGCACCATGACGGGCACATTAATCGGCGCATTGCTGATCGGTGTGATTAGTAATAGTCTGGATTTGCTGAATGTGACGTCTTATTATCAGCAGGTTGTGATGGGAATTATCATCATAGGCGCTGTGGTGCTGGATAGCATGGGTAAGAAGGATCGCTAG